A single window of Phycisphaerae bacterium DNA harbors:
- the rarD gene encoding EamA family transporter RarD, producing MTRQSQHTAPRETAAGSAALESSHSRDAAVGVLYGAASYAWWGLVPIYFKAVAHVPALEVLAFRVMGAVVLLGLLMAAYRRWPEVRGLLMHRRTMLALFATTVLIATNWLTFIWSVAHNVVMQASLGYFINPLVNVLLGFVFLGERLRRWQTVSVILATAGVSYLTWAHGGPPGIALILAFSFGLYGLLRKTVRVDALVGLTVETCLLTPIALGYLAAVAWSGTMAFGHEGTGTDILLLSAGIITAVPLLWFTNAARRLRLATIGFLQYIAPTMQFLLAVLAFGEPFTHDQLISFALIWSALAIYSADTLAWSRKLSRLRKSAT from the coding sequence TTGACCCGGCAATCTCAGCACACCGCGCCGCGCGAGACCGCCGCCGGATCCGCGGCACTCGAGTCGTCGCATTCCAGAGACGCAGCGGTCGGTGTCCTTTACGGCGCCGCCAGCTATGCGTGGTGGGGGCTGGTCCCCATCTACTTCAAGGCCGTTGCTCATGTGCCCGCCTTGGAGGTGCTTGCCTTTCGCGTCATGGGCGCCGTGGTGCTGCTGGGTCTGCTCATGGCCGCCTACCGCCGCTGGCCCGAGGTTCGCGGGCTGCTCATGCATCGTCGCACGATGCTCGCGCTCTTCGCCACGACCGTCCTGATTGCCACCAATTGGTTGACGTTCATCTGGTCGGTGGCTCACAACGTGGTCATGCAGGCCAGTCTCGGGTACTTCATCAACCCGCTGGTCAACGTGCTGCTGGGATTCGTTTTCCTGGGAGAGAGGCTGCGCCGGTGGCAGACGGTCAGCGTGATCCTGGCGACAGCCGGCGTGTCCTATCTGACGTGGGCGCACGGGGGGCCCCCGGGAATCGCCCTGATTCTCGCCTTCAGCTTCGGTCTTTACGGGCTCCTGCGCAAGACCGTCCGGGTCGATGCGCTCGTCGGGCTGACCGTGGAGACCTGCCTGCTCACACCGATCGCTTTGGGCTATCTGGCGGCGGTGGCCTGGTCGGGAACGATGGCCTTCGGGCACGAGGGCACCGGCACTGATATACTCCTTCTTTCCGCCGGAATCATCACCGCGGTGCCGCTCCTGTGGTTTACCAATGCGGCCCGCCGGCTACGCCTGGCCACGATCGGGTTCCTCCAGTACATCGCGCCAACCATGCAATTCCTGCTGGCGGTTCTGGCGTTCGGCGAGCCTTTCACGCACGATCAACTCATCAGCTTCGCACTGATCTGGAGCGCGCTCGCTATCTACTCGGCCGACACGCTGGCCTGGTCGCGTAAACTCAGCCGCCTGCGAAAATCGGCGACATGA
- a CDS encoding serine/threonine protein kinase produces MSTQHPRDETQSLRPDIASADATLSLPQGNSLPSALPAQIGQYRIVRAIASGGMGTVYEAEQQSPKRTVALKVIRHGLTTPALLRRFELESQVLGRLQHPGIAQIYEAGFAETESGTQPFFAMEYVRGEDLRKYVNRTNLSTRQRLDLIARICDAVHHAHQKGVIHRDLKPGNILVDASGQPKILDFGVARATDSDMQVTTMQTDVGQLIGTIQYMSPEQVAADPNQLDTRSDVYSLGVIAFEILTGRPPYDLKNKMIHEAARIIREEELTRLSTFNRTLRGDVETIVGRALEKEKERRYPSAAGLAEDIRRYLADEPILARPPSAIYQLQKFAKRNKALATGLAIAMAALLVGMFTSTALYLRAENARRSEQEQRERAEKTAKELEVVTEFQQSMLTGIDAEAMGRRIVNAQRAEIRTSMENERADAAQIEAALASFDKSVKGMNATDLALKVVDENVLARAVETIDEQFAEQPITRASLQQVVADTYQFLGLHDPAIPLQEAALHTRRRELGDRHPDTLTSVSALGALLKAMGKLDEAETYHREAMVGRRRTLGEGHPSTITSITNMGSLLSQMGKYSEAEPYYKEALEASRHVLGNDHPRTLLSINNMGSLLFRMGKYTEAEPLLREAVEGRRRVLGNDHPHTMISINNLGGLLARMGKFAEAEPYLQETLDGSRRELGDYHPSTLTLVNNMGFLFKRMGRLADAELYFRKALEGRRQTLGDAHPSTLNTVNNMGALLSQMGKDSQAEPYYREALDGFRRVLGDDHPQTLESTTSMATWLTKMTRFAEAEPLLREALNHCRRKYGDDNPRTTEVVNHLIMLYDAWHAAEPDQGYDAEAAEWRAKLEEVEASTDSESTEEP; encoded by the coding sequence GTGTCAACGCAACACCCACGGGACGAGACCCAATCCCTGCGCCCCGACATTGCTTCAGCAGATGCAACGCTGAGCCTTCCTCAGGGGAACAGTCTCCCCAGCGCGCTCCCCGCGCAGATTGGCCAGTACCGCATCGTCCGGGCGATCGCCTCGGGCGGGATGGGCACGGTCTACGAGGCCGAGCAGCAGAGCCCCAAGCGGACCGTGGCCCTCAAGGTCATCCGTCACGGGCTGACCACGCCCGCATTGTTGCGACGTTTCGAGCTCGAATCGCAGGTCCTTGGGCGTTTGCAGCATCCCGGCATCGCCCAGATCTACGAGGCCGGATTCGCGGAGACCGAGTCCGGCACGCAGCCGTTTTTCGCCATGGAGTACGTTCGCGGGGAAGACCTGCGGAAGTACGTCAACCGCACCAACCTCAGCACTCGCCAGCGGCTCGACCTCATCGCCCGCATCTGCGACGCCGTCCACCACGCGCACCAGAAGGGCGTGATCCACCGCGATCTCAAGCCCGGCAACATCCTCGTGGATGCTTCAGGGCAGCCGAAGATCCTCGACTTCGGCGTGGCTCGGGCCACCGACTCGGACATGCAGGTCACGACCATGCAGACCGATGTCGGGCAGCTCATCGGCACAATTCAATACATGTCCCCCGAGCAGGTCGCGGCCGATCCCAACCAGCTCGACACCCGCAGCGACGTCTACTCGCTCGGCGTGATCGCCTTCGAGATCCTCACCGGCCGGCCGCCGTATGACCTCAAGAACAAGATGATCCACGAGGCGGCACGGATCATCCGCGAGGAAGAACTGACCCGCCTGAGCACCTTCAACCGCACGCTGCGCGGCGACGTCGAGACCATCGTCGGCAGGGCTCTCGAAAAGGAGAAGGAACGCCGCTACCCCTCGGCCGCGGGCCTGGCGGAAGACATCCGCCGCTACCTCGCCGATGAACCCATCCTCGCGAGGCCGCCCAGCGCCATCTACCAGCTCCAGAAATTCGCCAAGCGGAACAAAGCTCTGGCGACCGGTCTGGCCATCGCCATGGCCGCCCTGCTGGTGGGCATGTTTACGAGCACCGCACTCTACCTCCGCGCCGAGAACGCCCGCCGAAGCGAGCAGGAACAGCGCGAACGCGCTGAGAAAACGGCCAAGGAGCTCGAGGTAGTCACCGAGTTTCAACAGTCCATGCTGACCGGCATCGACGCCGAAGCGATGGGTCGCCGGATCGTCAATGCCCAGCGTGCCGAGATTCGCACGTCGATGGAAAATGAGCGCGCCGATGCGGCACAAATCGAAGCGGCCCTCGCTTCGTTTGACAAGTCTGTCAAAGGGATGAACGCAACAGACTTGGCCCTGAAGGTTGTAGATGAGAACGTTCTGGCCCGGGCAGTGGAAACCATCGACGAACAGTTCGCCGAACAGCCGATTACCCGTGCCTCCCTGCAACAAGTGGTCGCGGATACCTATCAGTTTCTCGGCCTTCATGATCCCGCCATACCCTTACAGGAGGCAGCCCTGCACACCCGTCGACGGGAGCTTGGCGACCGTCATCCGGACACGCTGACCTCGGTCAGCGCCTTGGGCGCCCTGCTCAAAGCGATGGGCAAACTTGACGAAGCCGAGACGTATCACCGGGAGGCGATGGTAGGCCGGCGCCGGACACTCGGCGAAGGCCATCCTAGCACGATCACTTCCATAACAAATATGGGCTCTCTGCTAAGCCAGATGGGCAAGTACTCGGAAGCTGAGCCGTACTACAAGGAGGCCCTGGAGGCTAGCCGCCATGTGCTGGGCAACGATCATCCAAGGACGCTTCTTTCGATCAACAACATGGGAAGCCTCCTGTTTCGTATGGGCAAGTACACTGAGGCCGAGCCGCTCTTGCGCGAAGCTGTTGAAGGAAGGCGCCGCGTACTGGGCAACGACCACCCACACACCATGATTTCGATCAACAACCTGGGTGGGCTACTCGCCAGGATGGGCAAGTTCGCCGAGGCCGAACCATACTTGCAGGAGACACTCGATGGCAGCCGCCGGGAGCTTGGCGACTATCACCCGAGCACACTGACTCTGGTCAATAATATGGGCTTCCTTTTCAAGAGGATGGGGCGGCTCGCCGATGCGGAGCTCTATTTCCGCAAGGCGCTGGAAGGCCGCCGACAGACCCTTGGCGATGCCCATCCAAGTACGCTTAACACGGTTAACAACATGGGCGCCCTGCTCAGCCAAATGGGCAAGGACAGTCAGGCCGAGCCGTACTACCGCGAGGCGCTGGACGGGTTTCGCCGTGTGCTTGGTGATGACCATCCGCAGACGCTGGAATCGACCACCAGCATGGCTACCTGGCTCACTAAAATGACCCGGTTTGCCGAGGCAGAGCCCCTCCTCCGCGAGGCGCTAAACCACTGCCGCCGGAAGTATGGAGACGACAACCCCCGCACGACAGAGGTCGTCAACCACTTAATCATGCTCTACGACGCCTGGCACGCCGCCGAGCCGGACCAAGGCTACGACGCCGAGGCCGCCGAGTGGCGGGCCAAACTGGAAGAGGTGGAAGCGAGTACAGACTCCGAATCAACTGAGGAGCCGTAA
- a CDS encoding S9 family peptidase — MRIALLIVSVFLASAFTPARAGDTHPFSVHDMVAMQRISDHQVSPDGRHVAFVLRTTDLEANRGRPDIWLVDVDGTNLRQLTTDPESDWNPRWSPDGADIYFLSTRSGSAQVHRIPLAGGEARQITSLPLDVGMVAASPNGNQLAISLDVYPGLSVKETVARRDEITSRKATGRVYDQLFIRHWDEWKDGRRSHVFVIPTDGSGEPMDIMKDMNADCPTKPFGGPEDMTFTPDGKSVVFSARDVGRTEAWSTDFDLYVAPIDGSAAPRCLTTDNEAVDTQPVFSPDGKTLAYLAMTRPGYEADRLRIVLMSWPDGAKRTLTEDWDHSPRSIAWSSDSKDIYATADHLGQHALFAIDAKTGAARTIVGEGSVYGVASAGDRIVYGLHHLRSPVELYTVRGDGSGVKKITDINAERLAAARMGEPEQFTFKGWNDETVYAYIVKPVDFDPGRKYPVAFLIHGGPQGSFGNDFHYRWNPQAYAGAGYAAVMVDFHGSTGYGQAFCDSIRGDWGGKPLVDLQKGLDAALKKYNWMDADRVSALGASYGGYMINWIAGNWPDRFRCLVSHDGNLDERFAYYDTEELWFPEWDHMGTPWDNPEGYKKHNPINFVKNWQTPMLVIHGARDFRVVETQGTATFTALQRRGIPSKFLYFPDENHWVLKPANSILWHETVLGWLDEWTKK; from the coding sequence ATGCGTATTGCTCTGCTCATCGTCTCTGTGTTCCTGGCTTCTGCGTTTACGCCGGCGAGGGCGGGAGATACACACCCGTTCTCCGTTCATGACATGGTCGCCATGCAGCGGATTTCCGATCACCAGGTCTCTCCCGACGGTCGCCACGTCGCGTTCGTGCTCCGCACGACCGACCTCGAAGCCAACCGAGGCCGGCCCGACATCTGGCTGGTGGACGTGGATGGGACCAATCTCCGGCAACTCACCACCGATCCCGAAAGTGACTGGAACCCGCGCTGGTCTCCGGACGGCGCGGACATCTATTTCCTTTCGACCCGATCGGGTTCGGCCCAAGTCCACCGGATTCCTCTGGCGGGTGGTGAAGCGCGACAGATCACCAGTCTTCCGCTCGATGTGGGGATGGTCGCCGCATCACCCAACGGAAACCAACTGGCTATTTCTCTCGATGTCTACCCGGGGTTGTCCGTCAAGGAAACCGTCGCGCGACGCGACGAGATTACCTCGCGCAAGGCCACGGGGCGCGTCTACGATCAACTCTTCATTCGTCACTGGGACGAATGGAAGGATGGCCGTCGTTCGCATGTCTTCGTCATTCCCACTGACGGCAGCGGCGAACCGATGGACATCATGAAAGACATGAACGCCGACTGCCCGACCAAACCCTTCGGCGGCCCGGAGGACATGACCTTCACACCCGACGGCAAGTCGGTCGTTTTTTCCGCCCGCGACGTCGGCCGCACGGAGGCTTGGTCCACGGATTTCGACCTGTACGTCGCTCCGATCGACGGCTCGGCCGCGCCGCGCTGTCTCACCACTGATAACGAAGCCGTCGACACACAACCCGTGTTCTCTCCCGACGGCAAGACACTCGCTTACCTCGCCATGACGCGTCCGGGCTATGAAGCCGATCGCTTGCGTATCGTCCTGATGTCCTGGCCAGACGGTGCGAAACGCACGCTCACGGAGGACTGGGACCATTCTCCGCGATCGATCGCCTGGTCATCCGACAGCAAGGACATCTATGCCACCGCCGACCACCTCGGTCAGCATGCCCTGTTTGCCATCGATGCAAAGACGGGCGCTGCCCGCACGATCGTCGGGGAAGGCTCCGTCTACGGCGTCGCCTCCGCCGGGGATCGCATCGTATACGGGTTGCATCACTTGCGCTCGCCGGTGGAGCTGTACACCGTCCGCGGTGACGGCTCGGGCGTGAAGAAAATTACGGACATCAATGCGGAGCGGCTCGCGGCAGCGCGCATGGGCGAGCCGGAGCAGTTCACGTTCAAGGGCTGGAACGACGAGACCGTCTACGCCTACATCGTAAAGCCGGTGGACTTCGATCCCGGCCGGAAGTACCCGGTCGCCTTTCTGATTCACGGCGGACCGCAGGGATCATTCGGCAACGACTTCCACTATCGTTGGAACCCGCAGGCCTACGCCGGGGCCGGGTACGCCGCCGTCATGGTCGACTTCCACGGCTCGACCGGGTACGGCCAGGCCTTCTGCGACTCCATTCGCGGTGACTGGGGTGGCAAGCCGCTCGTTGATCTTCAAAAGGGCCTCGATGCGGCGCTGAAGAAGTACAATTGGATGGACGCCGATCGCGTTTCGGCGCTAGGCGCATCGTATGGCGGCTACATGATCAACTGGATCGCAGGCAACTGGCCGGATCGCTTCCGCTGCCTCGTCAGCCACGACGGCAATCTCGACGAGCGATTCGCCTACTACGACACTGAAGAGCTATGGTTCCCCGAGTGGGACCACATGGGCACCCCTTGGGACAATCCGGAGGGCTATAAGAAGCATAACCCGATCAACTTCGTCAAGAACTGGCAGACGCCCATGCTGGTCATTCACGGCGCCCGGGATTTCCGCGTGGTCGAGACGCAGGGCACGGCCACGTTCACGGCCCTCCAGCGCCGCGGCATCCCCAGCAAGTTCCTCTACTTCCCCGACGAAAACCACTGGGTCCTCAAACCGGCCAACAGCATCCTCTGGCACGAGACGGTGCTGGGCTGGCTGGATGAATGGACGAAGAAATAG
- a CDS encoding flagellar biosynthesis anti-sigma factor FlgM produces the protein MYEIVSNSLSFLPPPTYPMRHLPPEARGTASPSEASGDRVEISSAGRELAESLDKSTFRQARVNAIRESIQAGTYETPERINGTAEKLLNVLG, from the coding sequence ATGTACGAGATCGTGAGCAACAGTTTGAGCTTCCTTCCTCCGCCGACGTATCCCATGCGGCACTTGCCGCCGGAAGCCCGCGGAACCGCTTCGCCATCCGAAGCGTCCGGTGATCGCGTCGAAATCTCCAGTGCCGGACGCGAGCTTGCCGAATCGCTCGACAAGTCCACTTTCCGGCAGGCGCGGGTCAACGCCATTCGCGAGTCCATCCAGGCCGGCACCTACGAAACACCGGAGCGCATCAACGGCACCGCCGAGAAACTGCTGAACGTCCTCGGCTAA